The sequence CTCGCATCACTCAATGAGTCCAACAGGATAAAACATATTTGTTGTTCCCCACTCACAGCCATACTGTGAAGACTTTATTAGTAGGAAAGAAAAAGTGTGATCCCTACTAAGTTGTACTTTTCCTTCTTACACAAAGAAGTAAGAAGTAAGCCAAGTTCTGTTAGCCTGACATCTACAGGGACTACGTTCTGGGTTTTGTCAATGATTTTCCAGGCATGTCTCTCTTTCAGTATTAGGTGCATCTCAGTTACCGAGCTATCCAGTCCACCAGTTAAACTCATTACAATATCCACATTTGTTTGGATATGAAAAGAGTAGAAAAGGAAAAAGTTACCAATCTCCCACTTCTGGTACTTGACAACTCAAGTGCATGTCACCATGCACATTTACAGAAAATAGATTAAATGAAAAGAACCTGATAGTCAACACTTGCTGTAGAAAGAAGCCGACCGAATCCAAGTAATAGCAGCGGGCTCGTAGATTGAACAGCATTCTTCCAATTCCTATCATTGTAACATAGACAAACCAACTAGATGACACTATAACATCATTGATACAAAACAATCACTATAattaaggaaaagaaagaatttaAAAAGGTATTAAAAAAGAGGCATATTTTGGCCATAATGATTCAAAGCCTCAATCCCAAACATTTTAGTGATTGACTTGACTGCCTTGATTTGTATCAAAACTAAGTTGTGCGACCAAATGAATTCTCCATCTCTGTTCACTCTGATTCTAAAGTACACCATCTACCAATCCATTTATATCTATGTCctttatttaaatattgtaAAATCAATGACATGTAAGCATGTCTGAATGGCTCACCTTGATAAGAGATTTCGAGCTTGCCGTGAAACTAATGAATTTGCAACTACAAAGGAGCCAACCCCAAGATCCATCTGAGATCATTGCATCAAAATATAATAAGTTTCTTATGATGATACGGTATTACAAGGGGCTACAGAATGCTTATAGAAGATAAAGACCACTAACCAATTATCcgatcaaacaaataaaatcttACCAAACTGGTGCCATATGTCTCTGTCTTGGCATACCTTCTTGGAAATATTCTAAAGTCAACAGCCAATATACACAAGCATGTGACTATCACCTGCAGCAATTACCCTACCAAAGTCAAAGGTAGCCAACCTAAATAGCATAACTATAACGAATGCTAAGTAATTGACATCCCGCATACCATAGAAACCCTGTATGCTGAGACGTTTTCCCTAAGAGGAATGGATCCAACTtctttgtgagaagaaaaataacGTCTGTATTGGAGCACATATAGCTCTGAGTCAGTGCATTGGACATGAATAAGATACATGCTCAGCTGCTCAAGGAGCATCCTTAAACATTGCAAACGGGAAAGAACTTTCCGCAATAAATCGcataaatcatttttttaaaaaggagaaaaagaaaagttaagTGCATGACTTACAAGTTCTACCTTTTAGCTGCAGTAGAGAAGATCAATATCATCAGAAAgattgtgaatatatatatccacCTCGCTAATACCTGTCATCAGCAACTACAATTGTCAGTCAGAACCAGAATACGAAGCTTACATCAGCGCATATCATAGTGCCTCAAAAATGACCAAAGAAACCAATTAACCATTACTACAAGTGAAAAAAACACTATTATTGTGGTAGAGATTTTCTGTTTATAGACAAAGCAGTAACTGTTAAAAGTTAAGAGGACACAAGTCGCCATTGACAGACAACAGCAAAATTGAAGATAAGATTCCCTAAATAGTCTTGAGCAAACACATTCCAGTTGACGCAAAAAGTTCATATTGTGCTAATGAATACTTacagaaaaaaacaaaatcatgggAAGAACAATGAAGATGAAATCCACAGTTACTGTAGCCAAGTAAAACAGCCAGTTTTTAGAAGGAACAAGAACATCATCATCTTTCTTCGACGATATCTTTGACTTGATATCTGAGAAAAAGACGCAATTGATAAACAcatttttatagaaaaaaaaatgataaactGATGCTAGACTATAGCAAAGCAAATTCCAGATTGAAGAAATAGATGGATCTACTGGTATATCAAATAGCCAAAGCTGAGGTGCAACAAGGTATCCTACACAACATCTCAGCCTAATTTCAGATAGAAGCACTAACTCCAAGAGACTTATGTTAATATCTCAGTCGAATATTAAACTTAATTATGCAGGTATGGTGTTTTATTTGCATCGAAGAACATATAAATCTTAAATCTTCATTGTTTGACACTGTAAGATACCTATTAGTCTTACTATAACAACTCAGGAATTCTTCATTATCGTTTTCAGGATCATAGCAATCAAAACagtccccccccccctcctttCTAGGAGTATaataaaaaatcatacaaaatcTAGCACCGGAATATCTCCGCACTCCCTCATTAACATTTAACTTTCTACATGGTCATATTGTTGTCATCAACACTATTGCGGGATAAAAGTTGAATTAAAATGACAAATCAAAACATCCATATACAAgtatcaagattaaattaaacaaaattgtTAATACTGAAATGTTTCAAACTAGAACGGTAATTACCGGTTATGCCGTACGAGCTGATGGCGTGTCGCAGAAGCATTAGACCCTGAAATCACCACCAATACACAAATGGTGAAGCGATTCAGAGGATtcagtgttatttcaaacattAGGAAGGGaaataaacttcaaaaaaaaaataaaaaggaaaattaaggGAACAAACCGGTACTATAGTGGAAAGCACAGCGATTTCGAGCATCGAAGATCCATTCAAATTGCTAACAAATCTAAACAATCGGAAAAACAAGTTCCAGTCAGTTGAAAATCTCTGTGTCTATGTATCTAATTCTAGTGATAGAAAGTGAAAGGGTTTTTACTCTTCTTTGAGAAGCTTGTTGGGATTGAGCGACTCCATGTTGAGATTAGATTCCGCAGTCGAAGAACTAATGTTACGAAACAAATCAGTTTTAGATCACTACTTGTTCTCGAACAAGGAGAACGAAGATCGAAGGTGGGTCAGAGACTCAGAATCTTCAGGTTTCCATACAAGCCCGTATAAAACTGATCTATGAATATACCCAGACCATTGAACTGTAACGACCCATCCCGGAGATGTTATGGGCTAGCCCATTTCTATATCGATGGATCCTTTTTGCGGTCCATCTTGATCCAGCAAATATGGAACCATAACCTTTTTAACCGtttgaaacttgaaaatctGAGTGAGGGTGGTAAAAGATCtagatgattgaatttgtccgacccaagtaaaatcaagtttggacataattgATATGTCCAAAATTCTTAAATTTGGATCCAAACGCAATATTTTGTCTTATTTAAAACCAAGTCTgtgtccaaacacaaaaatcttatccgATTTAATTGTCCGTCCTAATttggattaggttattgtctaatttacttgttcgaatttaaaccaatttgAGTTTGATAAATTAAGTACATCCAAAATCCAATCTAGATTAGAATctagacaaataaatatttcgtaaacatatGTCGTCCGACCtgaacagatttttttttccacccctaaATGGCTAAATCTGAGGGATTATTGAAATTACAGTGGTAATGCAGCTACTAACTCCGCAAAATctaattaaaaaaactaaactcccagacacaaaaaaaaactgaacaaagagagagagagaatgtctGTAAATTTAAGCAAGGTGGTAAACTTACAAAGATAGCATTTAGTCTTCAAAGTTTAAAAACAGAGGTCACGAAAACTACAAAGAAACTCAAGATTCAAATAAATATGATGATCGGTACACAATGAAAATGGTGCTAAGAGCTCCCATGAGCAGGTGGTGAAGGGAATTGAAGCAAACAAGAATCTCCTTACGCTAAGATCTAATGCACCCATGATGCCATCCATCATGAACTATGAGAATTACATTCTTCTGTTATCCCTTCGGCCCGCCCCTCATTTAGGCTATCCAAGTTCTCATTAATTTGCTCcagaatttgcacaaaacagttCCGACATTTTATTCAATATCATCAATCCAGTCACCATATATCCTACTGATCCTGTCTGGACCCTTCCATTTCTGATGAGTTCTCTGGCCAGGCTTCTGGATTATAATACATGACCTTTGTGATGAAACTCCAATATGATAAACATCTGAATGAGGAAGAGAAGGGACCGATCCAACCATGCTATCTGCGGGATTTTTTGACGGCACACCAGTTTGCTTTGAATCAGTAGGGACAGCAGAAGAATTAGCCTCTGCCTCGACAAGACCACCGCCATACCGATGTAACTCTGCAGTTAAAATAAAGTTCTGAAGTCAGATACAGCCACATAATCCTACCTGTCATGATTGCCACATATCTCGACAAAGAAAAGGTATTGAAATTTGGAAGTTTGATCTAGTTAGTTCTACGTGTTTGGAATCAACAAACTAAATGAAACGCAGACAAAACAGCAATCTAAGAACCAACATGAGAGCAAGTCACCTCCTGTCAAGACAGTTGGAACAAGCATATATAAACGCGGTAAGTAGCCTAAGAAAATCGGGTTTCAAAACATGAGTACAAGCGTTATGAGCTATGCATAAGGTATGCAATGTATGCGTGACGTTCTTCTGTGAAGCATACCATTCCCTAGGCATCAAAGTCAAAATAAGACCTTTCCATATGCAACCCAAGATCTAAACTCTCGAAGAAGGTATTTTCTTTTGGAGTTGCTTAATTTGAATTCTTTTTCAGTCAAAATCAGAGACCAGTTAGCTAGGCTGCTTGCTGTTGAATAAGTGGTATAGACTCCTACTCTTGTAACAAGCCTGAAGGAAGCACAGAACTGCTGAAACGGAATGAATGATTGCTTCATAGTGAATACCGAATCCGAAGACAATGACTCATCAGAGAGGATTTGCTATTAGATGGTTGCATATAGAAGGGCTGACCCTCTCTTTCTACTCCAGTGATCCACTGGATCATGGAGCCTAGAGCATGAAAATACATGTCACAATAACTAAAGGAGTACTGACTATTTTGAACGAAAGGTGGAGTACTGACTATTTTGAACGAAAGGTGGAGTACTGACTATTTTGAACGAAAGGCAGATTAATTGACGTCAAGGTAGTTTGGGAGCTACTACTTCCTTGTCAGCTTTGGTGCACTAAAATAGAAGGCAGATCAAAATTAAGAAGTgataaggtaaaaaaaaaaaaaaaaaaaactgttgtttccatttttctCTATGTGGAGTCTAACTCCATCCTGTAAAAGACATCTCTTAACATTTAACAAAAAACTTTTTCAGCAGTCCGCACGCAAATATCTTCCAATACCATGGCTCAGGATCGGAACTGTTCTCAAAGACAGTGAGAGAGAATTGTATACTCATAGAAATCAACATTATTAGCCTAGATAACCTAAAAAAGATGTGAAAATACACCTTAATACCATAACCAAGCTAATACAAATGCACAAGTACAGTCATAAAATGTCCATAACTATCAATTCACGTAGCTCAAGACGAGCAAATATTCAACAAAAATGATGTAGATAAAGCAATTATCATCAGCATTAATACAAGGTACAACTGTACAAGGCACTAACATTCTGAAGAAGATGCAGCAATTCTACACATTTCTGTACAACAGTTAAAGAAGCAATGGTTTTAGTAAAGTTCCTACACAAAGAAAAATTTCTATGGAACAGAGGTTTTCAGCACATATCAATAAAGAACAACACAATAGCATTCAGACATGCACTGAAGGATGTATCCATTTGCCATTCCTATACTCACTCCCTAACGTCCTACAGTATGGGTTGATCAGTGGaaacatggatttcaaaaattggGTACAGGGTTACTAAAGACATAAGAGAAGCAAACACAAACAACGGGTCATTGGCTGAGATGGTGACCTTGACCGCGGTTACTCTAAGAGCAAGCgagaggtcgtgagttcaagtctcataggtgttttcattatcgcaatttgcgaGACGAACCCTTACTCAGACAAACGTGTGTTAATGTCACCCTGCGTTATCTCCAGCAATAGGCCTCGGCCCAGGTCTCAACTGATCTTTGGGATTGCAGGGTATTATTCCATGTGATCCGGAGTTTACCACTTTACCATCCAATTGTCCGGTGGGTAGCTGGATGGGTTccacgttaccaaaaaaaaagagagaacaaacacAAGTCTGCAGATAGTCAACTGATATATGAAAAGAACTGCATCAAAATACTCCCTAACGTCCTACAGTATGGGTTGATCAGCGGATaaacatggatttcaaaaattggGTACAGGGTTACTAAAGACGTAAGAGAACAAACACAA is a genomic window of Tripterygium wilfordii isolate XIE 37 chromosome 16, ASM1340144v1, whole genome shotgun sequence containing:
- the LOC119981168 gene encoding uncharacterized protein At4g17910 isoform X3, encoding MESLNPNKLLKEEFVSNLNGSSMLEIAVLSTIVPGLMLLRHAISSYGITDIKSKISSKKDDDVLVPSKNWLFYLATVTVDFIFIVLPMILFFSVLARWIYIFTIFLMILIFSTAAKRRYFSSHKEVGSIPLRENVSAYRVSMVIVTCLCILAVDFRIFPRRYAKTETYGTSLMDLGVGSFVVANSLVSRQARNLLSRNWKNAVQSTSPLLLLGFGRLLSTASVDYQVHVGEYGVHWNFFFTLAAVSILTSIINVRPRYSGIFGLVILIGYWGMYLLGVQLGYYLFFGSNNHQTNLRSNNWARIRVWCLSLLFWLLTLLLDRHVERVSRRTCNLAYVTFVLAQNLQVLAVLMLSDYVPGSKISTLEEAFNRNLLGSFLLANVLTGLVNLCVDTLFVPSLTSLFILLVYAYALSIITGIADFCGIRLKFW